In Deltaproteobacteria bacterium, the following are encoded in one genomic region:
- a CDS encoding SEC-C domain-containing protein produces the protein PCGSNKKYKKCHGA, from the coding sequence CCCTGCGGCTCCAACAAAAAATACAAAAAATGCCACGGGGCGTAA